The sequence GCTCCAGCAAATCGCAATTCTTTGTCAATTTCTGCTGGGTTAGCACTTTTTAAAATCCGCGGATCATTAGCTGTATAATTAACGAAAGCATAGACGTTTTTCGCTACCTTTAAATTTAGCGCGGCTTCTATACCTGTAGTTTCGACTAAACCAATATTTTCCCAAGTTCCTGTATTTCCGTTGACGGGTGGTCTGAGTGATTTAAAGGCTATTGTATCCGAGACTCGATTTTGAAAAAAAGTTAATCTCAGCAAACCAATATCACCTAGTTTTTGATCAATTCCCACATCAAAACTATCACCTCTTTCAGGTTTAAGTTCAGGATTACCAATATTGGTAGGGTTAACATTAAATAAATTAGCAAGGGTGGGGACTCGGAAATTTTTGATATAGTTTGCTCTAATAGTTGTGGAGTCAGAAAGAGCGAATTTTGTCCCTACTGATGGGGATGTGGCTGAACTATTGATTAAGCTGCTAAAGTCTTGACGCAAACCTAAATTAACACTCCAGCTAGGAGTTAAATTAAGTTCATATCTAGCAAATAACGCTCCTTGAGTAATGCCACTATCATAATTGATTCTGTTGATATTTGTGGCATAGGCAAAAGTAGTATTGCGTACATTGACATTGCGATAGTCAAAACCATAAACTATGCTTTGGTTTTTAGCGAAATTCCAACTGTGTGTAGTTTGAATTCCATAGGAAATTTGGTTAGAATCAAAACGATTTTGGGCTGATATTGCACCACTACGATTATCAAAACGAGTGTTGAGGAAATCAGTATAAATTCTCGCGGTTATCAGAGAATCATCACCACCGCCTATTTTAGAGTTCCAAGTTAAATCACTGAGAACTTGGTCTGTATACTTGCGATTTTTGTCGGTGAGAGAGTTAAAAAAACCTTGACCAAATTCTGGTACAGGGACGGGTACACCTCCGGGAACACCCTGTTCTTTTCCTAAGTATTGTGTGGAAAAACTGAGAGTGTTACGTTTACCTAAATCTGCTTCTAACTTGATGTTGAAATTATCATAAAGAGTGTCATTATTTTTCCTCGTCCCGACAAAATTGGCTTCAGGAATTGCAAAAAGATAGTCATATTCAGCTTGAGTGCGATTGTATCCAATAACCCAGCCAATATTTCCCGTTTTCCCACTATTTTGAATGCTTTGTTGATTCAATCCATAAGCGCCAACATTAACTTTGGCTTCGGTGATAATTTTCTCAGTTGGGCGACGGGTAATAATATTAATTACCCCACCAATCGCATCGGAACCGTAAAGAGTAGAGCCTCCCCCTGGTAATACTTCTACTCTTTCGATATTATTGGTAGTAAATTCTGAAAGGTCAAAACCACCACCACCAAGATTATTAATTGGTCTACCGTCAAGTAAGATTAATACTTGTCCAGTATTAGAACCTCGAATAAATTGACCGCTTAAAGCATTAACTTCTGTACCAACTGTACCATCACCCAATACGCCAGGCAAAAATTTCAGGGCTTCTCTCACAGTTCGCACCCCTTGTGCTTCCATTTCTTCACCTGTAATTACATAAATTGGGCGGGTGGAATCTTTGACTGTTCCTTCACGACGAAAGGGTGAAAATACAGGTTCATTTAATAGCTTGTCAATAACTGTTAGTTCAATATCTGATTCTGTTTCTTGTG is a genomic window of Fortiea contorta PCC 7126 containing:
- a CDS encoding TonB-dependent receptor, producing the protein MSKNFGLTWKIQVAVSSISASLGILSGIHTVMAAEIFPISEFSPHEGSAKDLQSSPPVINKPEKTAQNSPTTTQETESDIELTVIDKLLNEPVFSPFRREGTVKDSTRPIYVITGEEMEAQGVRTVREALKFLPGVLGDGTVGTEVNALSGQFIRGSNTGQVLILLDGRPINNLGGGGFDLSEFTTNNIERVEVLPGGGSTLYGSDAIGGVINIITRRPTEKIITEAKVNVGAYGLNQQSIQNSGKTGNIGWVIGYNRTQAEYDYLFAIPEANFVGTRKNNDTLYDNFNIKLEADLGKRNTLSFSTQYLGKEQGVPGGVPVPVPEFGQGFFNSLTDKNRKYTDQVLSDLTWNSKIGGGDDSLITARIYTDFLNTRFDNRSGAISAQNRFDSNQISYGIQTTHSWNFAKNQSIVYGFDYRNVNVRNTTFAYATNINRINYDSGITQGALFARYELNLTPSWSVNLGLRQDFSSLINSSATSPSVGTKFALSDSTTIRANYIKNFRVPTLANLFNVNPTNIGNPELKPERGDSFDVGIDQKLGDIGLLRLTFFQNRVSDTIAFKSLRPPVNGNTGTWENIGLVETTGIEAALNLKVAKNVYAFVNYTANDPRILKSANPAEIDKELRFAGADSINAGINYENPAGLYAGFIMHSLGKYPTNNTNTEFLPGYTTFDMKFRIPLGNNLTVNGSVDNIFNQRYQLFAGFPDAGRVFQVGLNWKF